GACTTTAgaactgggagagagggaggcagggacagatgaACCACTTCAGAGAGTTCCTCagcctctctgagcctgtttccCTCCTGGGGACACGGGAGTGGCGCCAGGTAAGAAAGTGATGCAGGGTAGGTGCACGGGGACCAGATGCACAGGTACCGCCCCCCACCTCCCGACCCTGAGCCTGGGTTCTCCACATCCCCACTCACTTAGCTCCTCGGAGAGAGGCGGGAAGTCATAGATGTGCTCACAGGTGTTCTTGCTGCTGGGAATGCAGAAGCCAAAGTGGAAGTCGAAGCTTTTGAGGAGCTGGTTTCGAAAGTAGTGCCTCTCAATCATGCGGAAGTTGTTGACCGGCTTGTCTCCCACTGTGAACTCCACCCTGAGTTAAGAGAAGCGGGCAAGGCTGAGTAGCTTCcacaccaaccagccagccagccagccagccaagggACTCCAGGCTCCAAGGCTCCAGGCAGACCGCCACCGAGAGGCTCTGGAAGGGGGCTGTTCCCACCCTCACACTCGCCCCCCAGCCCTCACCCCAGCCCAGTGACTCACGTGGCTCCCACCTGCCTTAGGCGGAGGAAGGCAGGTGTGAACTGGTAGCGAACAAAGCGCCCTGCATTGGGGTCCAGGTCCCGCCGGTTGATGGGCAACCGTTCTGTAATGTACCCCAGCTGGGCTCAGTGGGCTTCAGGCTGGGGCCTTTGCCTACTCCACCCTCCCCCAAGGACCTCTGATCAAACGTTTCTAAACTCTTCAGGAGATTCTGGTACACTTTTGTTGAAGAGTGGTACCTACAGGGTTCTAGATCAACAAGTCACCAGTGTTCAGGGGTTCCCAGAGCCATAGGATGCGCATAGGATTATGGGAGGCCTTAGGGGCTGCAGTACCTagggaggccagcagaggacaGGCTGACCAGTACTTAAACAGGGCAATGCTCCCAACATGTCCACCCTGAGAAACAGTGGTAGAAAAAAGAAGAGGCCTGTCTGCCCACAGACACCTGAGTGTGCTGAAGTTCAGGTCTGGACTGTGCTCTGACCTCCCCGTGGCTCAAAGAACCTAGACAGCCCGCTCCACTGTGCTTGCCCACCTTTTCCTCTCAATGGTGCACCAATCCCACTCACCGGAAACAGGGGGCTTCTTGATTTCAAAAAGAACAGTCCCTGAGTCCATGTCCCGGATCTTGAACCTGACGAAGTCAATCTTGTAGATATTCTCCTCAGGGGAGCACAGGTAGTCTATGGGAGACAGGCAGCTGAGCAAACAGGGACCCCAAAACACCCACTGTGGATTCAGTTTTGGTGGGCCCCTGTCTTGGAGAAGCCCCACAGTGCAGGGGACAGAATTTTGTTATGGAAGCCTGCCTAGTTAAGGATGAACAGGGACGATCCTAGTGGCCTCAGAGGCAAGGCAAGTCACCTCCACCATACCGACCCTCCCACCCTCTTGGCAATCCTTATTTCAATCTCGGCTTTGCGAGGTTGGCATGCATCCTTCGGACAACCGGACCTCCTGCCTAGTGGAAGCTTCCAGCATGAGGGGGACTTCACTCCAAAGGGAGCATGCAGCTCTCGGGGGGGGAGGAGAGTTACAGTTCTTCCTGGGCATGCGCCCCACCCTCACCACACACAACCCTGGGGCGTGACATCTAGGTGTCAGGCAAGGCTGATCTTGAAGGGAACTTTCCCTTGCACAGGCTGTATTGGGGCAGGCTGGTACCCTTCCCTgctgccctgccccgcccctcccccactgtaaGCAGCTTACGCTAACCCAGCTCTCTTAAGCAGCTTATAGGGCTCTGCGTACTCAGGCAAGGAAGCCCTGGGACACAAGGGGCCGGCGCTGCCCCACAGATCCTCGGCTGATCTCCCAGTGGGAGGAAGTCTTAGCAAACAGAGGGAACCCTTAGAggtcatctttccagccttggCCCTGAGCCAACCTCAGGAATAAAGTGCTCTCTGGTCTTTAGAGAAAAGAGCACAGAAAGGATGCAGTGGGCACAGCAGGTGCCACAGGGATGAGGCAAGGAGAGTCCTGGgctcagaaggaagccaggagagctAAGCGTTGCCTAAGGGAGTTAGTTCATGGTCTAACCCTTACCACTCTTTTGTCACCGTTTTTTTAAGCCAGGATTCCATGTCGcctaggctaacctcaaactcactacgtggcagatgctggccttgaactcccggtCTTCCTGCTTCATAAAACTTACACCAAGTCCTAGGGGGAGGCCCTGGCAAGAAGTAGGAAGGTGCAGAAGAAGGCTGTGGAGGCTTGGGTGCTGCCAGCCTCCACTGTGTACCACATCCTCCCCGCTGACCTACAGAGGCCCGGAAGTCACCCTCCAGGCCCCTGGGCCACCCCCTATTCCTCTGTGGTTGAAAAAGGAAGTGAATATAaagccattttctcttccttaggCCTGTCTCCTCCTCAAGCCAGGGGGGGCAGCcccctccaggaagccctcctgACAGCGTCTCTAGCACCTTGGAGCTGAGGTCTGAGATAAAGCTATAAAAAGACGCTGCAGagcaaaaggagaagagggggcagaattGGAAGCAGGACCTTAGTTGTCCAACTCCCAGGAAAAGCCGCCTTTCTCACTGCAGGCCCAGCCTAGGACCCTCTCCTCTCACCCGGAACAACCTGTCACCCTCAGTCTCTTACACTGCAAACTCAACTTCTGGGACTCTCTGTCCTTACAAGGAGCGAGGATCTCTCCTCAGCCAAGAAAAACCAGGCCCAGGACCCAAGGTCAGGCCAGAGTAGTTGAGCAGCGGTGGCTCAGAACCCACCTGCTCTCTTCCTTGAAGCCACAAATAGCTTCCTAAGCTGGATTCAGGGCCTGGTAATCCAGGAACAGCAAACCTCAGACCTATGTGATTAGGGTCACAAGATGGCAGGCAAGGTGGAGGAGAGACCTGGAACCCTGTTTTCAAATGCTGCACAGCACAGGGCTCTCAAGAGGCACTTGTCTTTGCTCATCCTCTGTAGGCTATGAACTCCCTCCAGGTTGGGAGACACATGCTGTGACTTCACCTGGAAGCTTCCTTCGTTGCAAAATAAGCCTCCAGTTATCCAGGACTGGGACAAG
The genomic region above belongs to Rattus rattus isolate New Zealand chromosome 9, Rrattus_CSIRO_v1, whole genome shotgun sequence and contains:
- the Unc119 gene encoding protein unc-119 homolog A, whose protein sequence is MKVKKGGGGTGPGAEPVPGASNRSVEPTREPGAEAESGSESEPEPGPGPRLGPLQGKQPIGPEDVLGLQRITGDYLCSPEENIYKIDFVRFKIRDMDSGTVLFEIKKPPVSERLPINRRDLDPNAGRFVRYQFTPAFLRLRQVGATVEFTVGDKPVNNFRMIERHYFRNQLLKSFDFHFGFCIPSSKNTCEHIYDFPPLSEELISEMIRHPYETQSDSFYFVDDRLVMHNKADYSYSGTP